The following are from one region of the Acidobacteriota bacterium genome:
- the katG gene encoding catalase/peroxidase HPI, which yields MAEAVGGCPFSGESQRPEVVPTWSNQEWWPNQVDLSILHQGSALADPMGEAFDYAAEFESLDLAALRRDLFALMTASQEWWPADYGHYGPLFIRMAWHSAGTYRIHDGRGGASAGTLRFAPLNSWPDNANLDKARRLLWPIKQKYGRKISWADLMVFTGNCALESMGFKTFGFAGGRADVWQPEDGIYWGPEGTWLGDERYSGERQLETPLAAVQMGLIYVNPEGPNGHPDPLAAAHDIRETFARMAMNDEETVALIAGGHTFGKAHGAANPDDHVGPEPEGGSIEEQGLGWKNNFGSGAGSDTITSGLEGAWTDAPAKWDNAFFDNLFEFEWEQYQSPAGATQWRPKDAGGAGTVPDAQDPTKKHAPMMLTTDLALRFDPIYGPISKRFHENPDQFADAFAKAWFKLTHRDLGPQSRYLGPEVPSEAQLWQDPIPAIDHSLIGDQDIADLKAKILASGLSIADLVSTAWAAAASFRGTDKRGGANGGRLRLAPQKDWAVNDPARLTGVLATLERIRSDFNAAQSNGKGVSLADIIVLGGSAAVEAAAEKAGHAVKVAFAPGRTDASQDHTDVESFAVLEPTADGFRNYLANGHGRSPEELLVERAFMLNLTAPEMTALVGGLRSLNANTGRARHGVFTDRPETLSRDFFVNLLDMGIDWQPSPTEGVFEGKDRSSGAIRWTGTRVDLLFGSNSQLRGLAEVYASDDSEEQFVGDFVAAWEKVMHLDRFDLV from the coding sequence ATGGCTGAAGCTGTCGGTGGATGTCCCTTTTCCGGTGAATCGCAGCGTCCCGAAGTCGTTCCGACCTGGTCCAATCAGGAGTGGTGGCCGAACCAGGTCGACCTGAGCATCCTGCATCAGGGCTCTGCCCTGGCCGACCCGATGGGAGAGGCGTTCGACTATGCCGCCGAGTTCGAGAGCCTCGACCTCGCGGCCCTGCGGCGAGACCTCTTCGCCTTGATGACGGCGTCGCAGGAGTGGTGGCCGGCCGACTACGGTCACTATGGACCGCTGTTCATCCGTATGGCTTGGCACAGCGCCGGGACCTATCGCATCCACGATGGGCGCGGCGGCGCCTCCGCCGGCACACTGCGCTTCGCGCCCCTCAATAGCTGGCCGGACAACGCCAATCTCGACAAGGCGCGACGGTTGCTGTGGCCGATCAAGCAGAAGTACGGGCGCAAGATCTCCTGGGCCGACTTGATGGTTTTCACCGGCAACTGCGCCCTCGAATCGATGGGCTTCAAGACCTTCGGCTTCGCCGGCGGCCGGGCCGACGTCTGGCAGCCCGAGGACGGCATCTACTGGGGACCGGAGGGCACCTGGTTGGGAGACGAGCGCTACAGCGGCGAGCGCCAGCTCGAGACGCCGCTGGCGGCGGTTCAGATGGGTTTGATCTACGTCAACCCGGAGGGCCCCAACGGCCATCCCGACCCGCTCGCGGCGGCCCACGACATTCGCGAGACCTTCGCCCGCATGGCGATGAACGACGAGGAAACGGTGGCCTTGATCGCCGGCGGCCACACCTTTGGCAAGGCTCACGGTGCGGCGAACCCGGACGATCATGTCGGTCCCGAGCCCGAGGGTGGCAGCATCGAGGAACAGGGTCTGGGTTGGAAGAACAACTTCGGCAGCGGTGCCGGCAGCGACACCATCACCAGCGGCCTCGAAGGTGCCTGGACCGACGCCCCGGCGAAGTGGGACAACGCTTTCTTCGACAATCTTTTCGAGTTCGAATGGGAGCAGTACCAGAGCCCGGCCGGAGCGACTCAGTGGCGGCCCAAGGACGCCGGTGGCGCCGGCACCGTGCCGGATGCCCAGGATCCCACCAAAAAGCATGCACCGATGATGCTGACCACCGATCTCGCGCTGCGCTTCGACCCCATCTACGGGCCGATTTCGAAGCGTTTCCACGAGAACCCGGACCAGTTCGCCGACGCCTTCGCCAAGGCCTGGTTCAAGCTCACCCACCGCGACCTGGGGCCGCAGTCCCGCTACTTGGGGCCCGAGGTTCCGAGCGAGGCGCAGCTCTGGCAAGACCCGATCCCGGCCATCGACCACAGTCTGATCGGCGACCAGGACATTGCCGACCTCAAGGCCAAGATCTTGGCTTCAGGACTCTCGATCGCCGATCTCGTGTCCACCGCCTGGGCGGCGGCGGCGAGCTTCCGCGGTACCGACAAGCGCGGTGGGGCCAATGGCGGCCGTCTGCGCCTGGCGCCGCAAAAAGACTGGGCGGTCAACGATCCGGCGAGGCTGACCGGCGTCCTCGCCACCTTGGAGCGGATTCGATCCGACTTCAACGCCGCGCAGAGCAACGGCAAGGGGGTCTCGCTGGCCGACATCATCGTCCTCGGCGGCAGTGCCGCCGTCGAAGCCGCCGCCGAGAAGGCCGGTCACGCCGTGAAGGTGGCTTTCGCTCCGGGGCGCACCGACGCCTCCCAGGACCACACCGATGTCGAATCCTTCGCCGTGCTCGAGCCGACGGCGGATGGCTTCCGCAACTACCTCGCCAATGGTCACGGGCGGTCGCCGGAGGAGCTGCTGGTGGAGCGCGCTTTCATGCTCAACCTGACGGCGCCGGAGATGACGGCCCTGGTCGGCGGTTTGCGCTCGCTGAACGCCAACACCGGACGGGCTCGCCACGGCGTCTTCACCGATCGGCCCGAGACCCTCAGCCGGGACTTCTTCGTCAACCTGCTCGACATGGGGATCGATTGGCAGCCCTCTCCGACCGAGGGCGTCTTCGAGGGCAAGGACCGCAGCAGTGGCGCGATCC
- a CDS encoding Fur family transcriptional regulator: MVMPRDFSTVLRKHGLQVTAQRLAVLAAVVKRPHGTADDIARAVRDEIGVISRQSVYNALGALVDKGLLRRIEPSGSPTRYEDRVGDNHHHLICRSCGRVEDVDCAIGSAPCLHAADDSGFEIDEAEVIYWGRCPECRSTSTAD, translated from the coding sequence ATGGTCATGCCTCGAGACTTCTCCACTGTCCTGCGAAAGCACGGTCTACAGGTCACCGCTCAGCGCCTCGCGGTGCTGGCGGCGGTGGTCAAACGGCCCCATGGGACGGCGGACGACATCGCCCGGGCCGTGCGCGACGAGATCGGGGTGATTTCTCGACAGTCGGTGTACAACGCCCTCGGCGCGTTGGTGGACAAGGGTTTGCTGCGGCGAATCGAGCCCTCGGGCTCGCCGACGCGCTACGAAGACCGGGTGGGTGACAACCACCACCACCTGATCTGCCGCTCCTGTGGCCGGGTGGAGGACGTCGACTGCGCCATCGGCAGCGCGCCGTGCCTGCACGCCGCCGACGACTCGGGTTTCGAGATCGACGAGGCCGAAGTGATTTATTGGGGTCGCTGCCCCGAGTGCCGATCGACTTCCACTGCGGATTGA
- a CDS encoding efflux RND transporter periplasmic adaptor subunit, producing MKKLLRTAAFFLVLMLLALAAWQVRGWLARPPEVEVVDVVERDVRRVLALTGRIRPEKSNQMIPAVRARLLDLTREEGQAVRTGEVLARLDDRQARADLAQAQSVLRRDQDELDQRRRDLERATALAGEHLLPTSDLEAARLAAARSQRRVEEGGEVLAELTARLDDYVLRSPLDGFVLERPVDPGQVVGPTDVLYELATASDPEVEMEVDERYLGEIVLGQAALVAPLGRHSEPWPAEISYIGRRIDRLSGAAIVRLKFAGEPPDLPVGLTLDANLAIAEHPGALTVPRAAVSGIGGEAWVLVVEDGQTRRRAVEVIDWPAPEIVVRSGLRSGERIVLDPRQITAGTEVRATLVDPSAGAPEAGS from the coding sequence ATGAAAAAACTCTTGCGCACCGCCGCCTTTTTTCTCGTTCTGATGCTGCTCGCCCTCGCCGCCTGGCAGGTGCGCGGCTGGCTCGCCCGCCCCCCCGAGGTGGAGGTGGTCGACGTCGTAGAGCGGGATGTCCGCCGGGTGCTCGCCCTCACCGGCCGCATCCGGCCCGAGAAGAGCAACCAGATGATTCCGGCGGTGCGGGCGCGGCTGCTCGATCTCACCCGGGAAGAAGGCCAAGCGGTGCGCACCGGTGAAGTGCTGGCGCGCCTCGACGACCGCCAGGCCCGAGCCGACCTGGCCCAGGCGCAGTCGGTCCTGCGGCGCGACCAGGACGAGCTCGACCAGCGCCGCCGAGATCTCGAGCGGGCCACGGCGCTGGCCGGCGAGCATCTCCTGCCGACCAGCGACCTCGAAGCGGCCCGCCTGGCGGCGGCGCGCAGCCAGCGGCGGGTCGAAGAGGGCGGCGAGGTGCTCGCCGAGCTCACGGCGCGCCTCGACGACTACGTCCTCAGATCGCCCCTCGATGGCTTCGTTCTCGAGCGACCGGTCGACCCGGGCCAGGTGGTGGGCCCGACGGACGTCCTCTACGAGCTGGCCACGGCGAGCGATCCCGAGGTCGAAATGGAGGTCGACGAGCGCTACTTGGGAGAGATCGTGCTCGGACAGGCTGCCCTGGTGGCTCCCCTCGGCCGGCACAGCGAGCCCTGGCCGGCCGAGATCTCCTATATCGGTCGTCGTATCGACCGCCTGAGCGGCGCCGCCATCGTGCGCCTGAAGTTTGCCGGCGAGCCCCCCGACCTGCCGGTCGGGCTGACCCTCGACGCCAACCTCGCCATCGCTGAGCATCCAGGAGCTCTGACGGTGCCGCGAGCAGCGGTCTCGGGAATCGGTGGCGAGGCCTGGGTCTTGGTGGTCGAGGACGGCCAGACCCGCCGGCGAGCGGTCGAGGTGATCGATTGGCCCGCCCCCGAGATCGTGGTGCGGTCGGGCCTGCGATCCGGCGAGCGCATCGTGCTCGACCCCCGGCAGATCACCGCCGGGACCGAGGTGCGGGCCACCCTCGTGGATCCCAGCGCAGGCGCACCCGAAGCAGGATCCTGA
- a CDS encoding ABC transporter permease — protein MPFEIKVAVRYLASSRLQTLLILAGVAVGIVAFTFMAALINGLEISLTNDVIGNIAHVTLEPPEEQPRQLQKAGDLLTLLAVQRSNERRAKLAGWRPLVERIEARPEVLAVAPQVEGNGFFQRGEKVMPVGINGLEPGRESAILDLEGGLVRGSLALAPGDVLIGVALAEELGVTTGQRLRLTSERDRQRTLTVRGLFDVGSASVNERLAFVELRTAQSLLELEGNVTGIALKMRDIYGAPDLARELAAATGLEARDWIAQNQRLQGAIRSQGSTGSMIKFFSLLTILIGIASVLLLAAVRRRSEIGILRSMGVSRTSIRRIFQLQGFLIGLLGSGIGAAGGWLFCIFLLTISRQPDGSTTFPVDPALGEYGTAITLATLAGLFAAILPARAAAKVDPVEVIQQ, from the coding sequence GTGCCCTTCGAGATCAAGGTCGCCGTTCGATACCTCGCCAGCAGCCGGCTCCAGACCCTCCTGATCCTCGCCGGCGTGGCTGTCGGCATCGTGGCCTTCACCTTCATGGCCGCCCTCATCAACGGCCTGGAGATCAGCCTGACCAACGACGTCATCGGCAATATCGCCCACGTCACCCTCGAGCCTCCGGAGGAGCAGCCAAGACAGTTGCAGAAGGCCGGTGATCTGCTCACCCTGCTCGCCGTCCAGCGCAGCAACGAGCGGCGCGCCAAGCTCGCCGGATGGCGGCCCCTGGTGGAGCGCATCGAGGCCCGGCCGGAAGTCCTGGCGGTGGCCCCCCAGGTCGAAGGCAACGGCTTTTTCCAACGCGGCGAGAAGGTCATGCCGGTCGGCATCAACGGCCTCGAGCCGGGCCGCGAGTCGGCGATCCTCGACCTCGAAGGCGGATTGGTCCGAGGCTCCCTGGCGTTGGCTCCCGGCGACGTGCTGATCGGCGTGGCGCTGGCGGAAGAGCTCGGCGTCACCACCGGCCAACGCCTGCGCCTGACCAGCGAGCGCGACCGCCAGCGCACCCTCACGGTGCGCGGCCTGTTCGATGTCGGCAGCGCCAGCGTCAACGAGCGCCTGGCCTTCGTCGAGCTGCGCACGGCGCAGAGCCTGCTCGAGCTCGAGGGCAACGTCACCGGCATCGCCCTCAAGATGCGCGACATCTATGGCGCTCCGGACCTCGCCCGTGAGCTGGCGGCGGCGACCGGTCTCGAAGCGCGCGACTGGATCGCCCAGAATCAACGTCTCCAAGGAGCCATCCGGTCGCAGGGCAGCACCGGCTCGATGATCAAGTTCTTCAGCCTCCTGACCATCCTCATCGGCATCGCCAGCGTGCTGTTGCTGGCCGCCGTCCGACGCCGCTCGGAGATCGGCATCCTGCGCAGCATGGGGGTCAGCCGAACCTCGATTCGGCGGATTTTTCAGCTCCAGGGCTTCCTCATCGGCCTGCTGGGATCCGGCATCGGTGCCGCCGGAGGCTGGCTGTTCTGCATCTTTCTGCTCACCATCAGCCGTCAGCCGGACGGTTCGACGACCTTCCCCGTCGACCCCGCCCTCGGCGAGTACGGCACCGCCATCACCCTGGCGACCCTGGCGGGCCTCTTCGCCGCCATCCTGCCGGCCCGCGCCGCCGCCAAGGTGGATCCGGTCGAGGTGATCCAGCAGTGA
- a CDS encoding ABC transporter ATP-binding protein, with amino-acid sequence MSRGPSETAEGLVLRARGIEKTFVDGDVETHVLHGIDLDLERGSFVALMGPSGSGKSTLLSILGTLLQPSAGRIEIDQQNVLELSEKRLTEFRNRSLGFVFQYHHLLPDFTALENVVFPSYVIHGRETPAARQRGRELLDRVGLSERATYRSTKLSGGQKQRVAIARALMNRPPLILADEPTGNLDRETTWQIVALLQEIASEERTTFLVSTHDPEIAARCDRTVQVVDGLIDEGLVG; translated from the coding sequence GTGAGCCGGGGCCCATCGGAGACGGCCGAGGGGCTCGTTCTGCGGGCCCGCGGGATCGAGAAGACCTTCGTCGACGGGGACGTCGAGACGCACGTGCTCCACGGCATCGACCTCGACCTCGAACGCGGCTCCTTCGTCGCTTTGATGGGCCCCAGCGGCAGCGGCAAGAGCACCCTGCTCTCGATCCTCGGCACGCTCCTCCAGCCCTCCGCCGGCCGCATCGAGATCGACCAGCAGAACGTCCTCGAGCTGTCCGAGAAGCGGCTCACCGAGTTCCGCAACCGCAGCCTCGGCTTCGTCTTTCAGTACCACCACCTGCTGCCCGACTTCACCGCCCTCGAGAACGTCGTCTTCCCCTCCTATGTCATCCACGGTCGGGAGACTCCCGCGGCCCGCCAACGGGGTCGTGAGCTGCTCGACCGGGTCGGCCTCAGCGAGCGCGCCACCTACCGCTCCACCAAGCTCTCCGGCGGCCAGAAACAGCGCGTCGCCATCGCCCGCGCCCTGATGAACCGGCCGCCCCTCATCCTCGCCGACGAGCCCACCGGCAACCTCGATCGCGAGACCACCTGGCAGATCGTCGCCCTGCTGCAGGAGATCGCCAGCGAAGAGCGCACCACCTTCCTGGTCAGCACCCACGACCCGGAGATCGCGGCGCGCTGCGACCGTACCGTCCAGGTGGTCGATGGTCTGATCGATGAAGGGTTGGTGGGCTAG
- a CDS encoding efflux RND transporter permease subunit, translating into MAAISDLCIRRPVATAMVFLIVIVLGLVSFRSLPLDLLPKVEFTQLTVRVGYPNVGPQEIEQIITDPIENAVAGLPNLERITSQSEEGRSRVRLEFARGTSLDEAANDLRAALDGLREDWPVEAEAPEIFKLDLDRVEVVSLAVTSTRDLEALTRIIEDDLARRFEQIPGVGAIQLRGGVYREIRVELDRDRLRAAGLTPLDVQAALARDNVTFPTGTVKSGFDDLYIRALGEYRSLEEIARTVITRPQGRPVRVRDVAQVTDGYEDVGYMVEMNGVPAISVGIQKQSGANTVAVAAVARREVERINRDRGDVHLTVVVDQSDFIRQSIGNVQSSALWGSLLAVLVLYFFLRSGSSTVIITLSIPISVIATFALLFFAGLSLNQMTFGGLALGVGLIVDNAIVVLESIVRKREEERLTGAEAARQGSREVAGAIVASTLTTCVIFLPVVFARTTSGALFQALALVVVFALACSLLVALTLVPVLASRLVRRGATKRRAGFLQRLEGWYTARLAGAIERRRLVFGATAGLLALALAGWPLIPVELAPQTDADELDIEIEMARGTNIAVVRSYVDELEDRVRRVVPASEVHLSSTEIRGGNAAVELKLAPQSERSISSSELADRVRREVEGTVPGGELDVQAQQGLWMLNRVFSSGGGGEAIELELRGWDLERADRLAAEIRRRLESVVGLSGVRVSRRQGQPEERLILDRERIAQLDLSVRDVGRVLLASVAGAQAGRFREQGDEFPITVRLRPQDRLAVDDLAGVALRGPSGAMVPLSTLVRRERGRGPVEIDRVDGQRVTYLTAGLESGVALGDAMAGVQRALEDLALPRGFSLYFGGQFEEQQAARRDFVIAILMALALVYMLMAAQFERFLDPLIVMLAVPVALIGVVPTLLLTGTTLNLQSVMGLVMLIGIVVNNAIVLVDTINLLRRERRLAVVEAVIEGGRLRLRPILMTTATTVLGLIPLSLGLGVGGEIQASLARVVIGGLLASTLVTLVLIPVAYTAALEGLARLRRDGSAPEAAEDQAAPA; encoded by the coding sequence ATGGCCGCGATCAGCGATCTCTGCATCCGGCGTCCGGTGGCCACCGCGATGGTCTTTTTGATCGTCATCGTGCTCGGCCTGGTGTCCTTCCGCAGCCTGCCGCTCGATCTGCTGCCGAAGGTGGAGTTCACCCAACTCACGGTGCGGGTGGGTTATCCAAATGTCGGCCCCCAGGAGATCGAGCAGATCATCACCGATCCGATCGAGAACGCCGTGGCCGGCCTTCCCAATCTGGAGCGCATCACCAGTCAGTCGGAAGAGGGACGATCGCGGGTGCGGCTGGAGTTCGCCCGTGGCACCTCCCTCGACGAGGCGGCCAACGATTTGCGGGCGGCCCTCGATGGCCTGCGTGAGGACTGGCCGGTGGAGGCGGAGGCACCGGAGATTTTCAAGCTCGACCTCGATCGCGTCGAGGTGGTTAGCCTGGCGGTCACCTCGACCCGCGATCTCGAGGCCCTGACGCGCATCATCGAGGACGACCTGGCGCGGCGTTTCGAGCAGATTCCGGGGGTCGGTGCGATTCAGCTCCGCGGCGGCGTTTATCGCGAGATCCGCGTCGAGCTCGATCGCGATCGCCTGCGGGCCGCCGGACTGACGCCCCTCGATGTGCAGGCCGCCCTGGCGCGGGACAACGTCACCTTTCCCACCGGCACGGTGAAGAGCGGCTTCGACGATCTCTACATCCGGGCATTGGGGGAGTACCGGTCCCTGGAAGAGATCGCCCGCACGGTGATCACCCGGCCGCAGGGTCGACCGGTGCGAGTGCGCGATGTGGCGCAGGTGACCGACGGCTACGAAGACGTCGGCTACATGGTGGAGATGAACGGCGTGCCGGCGATCAGCGTCGGCATTCAGAAGCAGAGTGGCGCCAACACGGTGGCTGTGGCGGCGGTCGCCCGGCGCGAGGTGGAGCGCATCAACCGCGACCGCGGCGACGTTCACCTGACGGTGGTGGTGGACCAGAGCGACTTCATCCGCCAGTCGATCGGCAACGTGCAGAGCTCGGCTCTGTGGGGCTCGCTGCTGGCGGTCCTGGTGCTCTACTTCTTCCTCCGTTCCGGCTCGAGCACGGTGATCATCACGCTGTCGATTCCGATTTCGGTGATCGCCACCTTCGCCCTGCTGTTCTTCGCCGGCCTGTCCTTGAACCAGATGACCTTCGGCGGCCTCGCCCTGGGTGTCGGGCTGATCGTCGACAACGCCATCGTGGTGCTCGAGAGCATCGTGCGAAAGCGCGAGGAAGAGCGACTCACCGGCGCCGAGGCGGCCCGCCAGGGCAGTCGTGAGGTGGCCGGTGCCATCGTTGCCTCGACCCTGACCACCTGCGTCATCTTTCTGCCGGTGGTGTTTGCTCGCACCACCAGCGGGGCGCTTTTCCAGGCCCTCGCCCTGGTGGTGGTCTTTGCCCTCGCCTGCTCCCTGCTCGTCGCCCTGACCCTGGTACCGGTGCTGGCTTCGCGCTTGGTGCGGCGGGGGGCGACGAAGCGGCGCGCCGGTTTTCTGCAGCGCCTGGAGGGCTGGTACACGGCGCGCTTGGCGGGTGCCATCGAGCGCCGTCGCCTGGTCTTCGGGGCCACCGCTGGGCTGCTGGCCTTGGCCCTCGCCGGCTGGCCGCTGATTCCGGTGGAGCTGGCGCCCCAGACCGATGCCGACGAGCTCGACATCGAGATCGAAATGGCCCGCGGCACCAACATCGCCGTGGTGCGCTCTTACGTCGACGAGCTGGAGGATCGCGTGCGGCGGGTGGTGCCGGCGAGCGAGGTGCATTTGTCGTCCACTGAGATCCGGGGCGGCAACGCCGCCGTCGAGCTCAAGCTGGCGCCTCAGTCGGAGCGCTCGATCTCGAGCAGTGAGCTGGCGGATCGGGTGCGTCGGGAGGTCGAGGGCACGGTGCCCGGCGGTGAGCTCGATGTCCAGGCGCAGCAGGGGCTGTGGATGCTCAACCGGGTGTTCAGCTCCGGGGGTGGTGGCGAGGCGATCGAGCTCGAGCTGCGCGGCTGGGATCTCGAGCGGGCGGATCGCCTGGCAGCCGAGATCCGGCGGCGCCTGGAGTCCGTCGTCGGTCTTTCCGGGGTGCGGGTCAGTCGGCGCCAGGGCCAGCCCGAAGAGCGCCTGATCCTCGATCGCGAGCGCATTGCTCAGCTCGACCTGTCGGTGCGCGACGTCGGCCGCGTGCTGCTGGCGAGCGTCGCCGGGGCTCAGGCCGGACGCTTTCGCGAGCAGGGCGACGAGTTCCCGATCACGGTGCGGCTGCGGCCGCAGGACCGCTTGGCGGTGGATGACCTCGCCGGTGTCGCCCTGCGCGGCCCGAGCGGCGCGATGGTGCCGCTCTCCACCTTGGTGCGTCGCGAGCGCGGCCGCGGGCCGGTGGAGATCGACCGTGTCGACGGGCAGCGGGTGACCTACCTGACCGCGGGTTTGGAAAGCGGGGTCGCCCTGGGCGACGCCATGGCGGGGGTGCAGCGGGCGCTCGAGGATCTCGCCCTGCCGCGTGGTTTCTCTCTCTATTTCGGTGGCCAGTTCGAAGAGCAGCAGGCGGCTCGCCGCGACTTCGTGATCGCCATTCTGATGGCGCTGGCCCTGGTCTACATGTTGATGGCCGCCCAGTTCGAGCGCTTCCTCGATCCCCTGATCGTCATGCTCGCCGTGCCGGTGGCGTTGATCGGCGTGGTGCCGACCCTGTTGCTGACCGGCACCACCCTCAACCTGCAGAGCGTGATGGGGCTGGTGATGCTGATCGGCATCGTGGTCAACAACGCCATCGTGCTGGTGGACACCATCAACCTGTTGCGGCGCGAGCGTCGCCTGGCGGTGGTCGAGGCGGTGATCGAGGGCGGGCGCCTGCGCCTGCGGCCGATTCTGATGACCACCGCCACCACCGTCCTCGGACTGATTCCCCTGTCCCTCGGTCTCGGCGTGGGCGGCGAGATCCAGGCCTCGTTGGCGCGGGTGGTGATCGGCGGACTGCTCGCTTCGACCTTGGTCACCCTGGTGTTGATCCCGGTCGCCTACACGGCGGCTCTCGAAGGATTGGCGCGCCTGCGCCGTGACGGGTCCGCCCCCGAGGCGGCGGAGGATCAAGCAGCTCCCGCCTGA
- a CDS encoding efflux RND transporter periplasmic adaptor subunit has translation MLLLSACGAAPEARPERRPPLVEAVEARQGRLPLQATVNGLVRADNQVAIRPEVAGSVVEVLVRSGDSVGRGQPLVRLQGDELRERLRQAEADVRLAEASLAEARARVVEIEARVRRTRALAAEDLVSVQNLEVAEAQLGALEASAAQAAARVDQARATAEERRSALTKTVVRAPVAGRVGQRQVEVGQRVDSGSVLFLVGNLDEMRVEVPLTEAMLGRVEAGMPVEVVTDEDAVPSGTGPLTARLSRVSPFLAEESFTTVGEIDLDDPPAWLRPGMFVTVRIFYGESAPATLVPASALWEEPASGQQGIFSVLESQGLVAPAEGVSPADLEPDERVRRVVFRPARVLAEGGGEVGVAGLAAGEWVVTLGQQMLWQQAEDATGGEGAEVGEGGSAAREAGSAMARARVRPTSWQRVRQLQELQREDLLEDFLAKQQRVAAALGAEIPASEDEVIRVLKAGEPSDAGSGASAGANAGGPAP, from the coding sequence TTGCTTTTGCTCTCGGCCTGCGGAGCCGCTCCGGAGGCGCGGCCGGAGCGCCGGCCGCCGTTGGTGGAGGCGGTGGAGGCCCGACAGGGGCGACTGCCTCTGCAGGCGACGGTGAACGGGTTGGTGCGGGCAGACAACCAGGTGGCGATTCGGCCCGAGGTGGCCGGATCGGTGGTCGAGGTCTTGGTGCGCAGCGGGGACTCCGTGGGCCGTGGTCAGCCGCTGGTTCGACTGCAGGGCGACGAGCTCCGTGAGCGCTTGCGCCAGGCCGAAGCGGACGTGCGCCTGGCGGAGGCATCGCTGGCCGAGGCGCGGGCGCGGGTGGTGGAGATCGAGGCTCGGGTGCGGCGCACTCGGGCCCTGGCCGCCGAGGACCTGGTGAGCGTTCAGAACCTCGAGGTGGCGGAGGCCCAGCTCGGCGCCCTCGAAGCGAGCGCCGCCCAGGCGGCAGCGCGGGTCGATCAGGCGCGCGCCACCGCCGAAGAGCGTCGCTCCGCCCTCACCAAGACGGTGGTGCGGGCGCCGGTGGCCGGTCGCGTCGGCCAGCGCCAGGTCGAGGTCGGGCAGCGGGTGGATTCGGGCTCGGTGCTCTTCTTGGTCGGCAATCTCGACGAGATGCGGGTCGAGGTGCCGCTCACCGAGGCGATGCTCGGCCGGGTGGAGGCTGGCATGCCGGTCGAAGTGGTGACGGACGAGGACGCAGTGCCGAGCGGGACCGGCCCGTTGACCGCGCGCCTGTCGCGGGTGTCGCCGTTCCTCGCCGAGGAGAGCTTCACCACCGTCGGCGAGATCGATCTCGACGATCCGCCGGCGTGGTTGCGACCCGGCATGTTCGTGACGGTGCGGATCTTCTATGGCGAAAGCGCTCCGGCGACGCTGGTGCCGGCCAGCGCCCTGTGGGAGGAGCCCGCATCGGGCCAGCAGGGCATCTTCTCGGTGCTGGAATCGCAGGGTCTGGTGGCGCCTGCGGAGGGAGTGTCACCGGCGGATCTGGAGCCCGACGAGCGGGTGCGTCGAGTGGTCTTCCGGCCGGCCCGGGTCCTGGCCGAGGGTGGAGGTGAGGTGGGGGTCGCGGGTCTCGCCGCCGGCGAGTGGGTGGTGACCCTCGGTCAGCAGATGCTGTGGCAGCAGGCGGAAGACGCCACCGGCGGTGAGGGTGCCGAGGTCGGAGAAGGAGGCTCGGCCGCGAGGGAAGCCGGCTCGGCGATGGCTCGGGCTCGGGTTCGACCCACTTCCTGGCAGCGGGTGCGCCAGCTCCAGGAGCTGCAGCGGGAAGACTTGCTGGAGGACTTTCTCGCCAAGCAGCAGCGGGTCGCGGCGGCGCTGGGGGCCGAGATCCCTGCCAGCGAGGACGAGGTGATTCGCGTTCTGAAGGCGGGGGAGCCCTCCGATGCCGGCAGCGGTGCCTCGGCGGGCGCGAACGCCGGCGGTCCGGCGCCATGA